CGCAAAGTCGCCAGGACGCCAGGATTCAAAGCCTTTCCTTTGCGCCTCCGGGTTTTTGCGTTAAATCATTTCAATCACCCGACGAATTCTCCACCGATGATTTCTTTTTCGACGACCTGCCGCTCTGAATTGAATTTGAAGATCACCTCCACACGCTGGAAGCATTTGTTCTCTCCCATCAGAACCTTGCGGGCGTGGAAGACATCGCCGCCTGCTTCGTATTCCACGCTGAGGTCGTTATCGAGGTCCACGCGCCCGGTGATGGTCTCGCCGCAGCGTTTGCATTTTACGGTGAAGGTGTAATAGCTTTTGGTGTAGGCAGGACGGGGTGCGAAAAGTTTTTTGAGAAAGTTCATGATTGCCTTTCTACCCGTGGACGATGGACCATTGACCGTTGATTTGCGATAGTCCATTGGCTACGGTCTATCGTCCATGGTCTAAAAATTCCACTTCTTCAACACATCCATCGCCTTGAGGTGGGTCAAATCCAAATGCAATGGCGTGATGGACACATAGCCAGCGCGTAAAGCGCCAAAATCGGTGCCGGGTTCGTCCACGCCGGTGGGGGCTTCGCCGCCAATCCAGTAATACGGTTTGCCTCGCGGGTCACTGCGCACGTCGAGTGCGTCGCGATAGACGCGGAGTCCCTGACGGGTGATCATGTATCCCTTGAGTTCGGATTCGGTGAGATATGGCACATTGACATTCAAGACGACGCCTTCGGGCAAACCATCCGCGATGACCTGTTCGACGACGCGCCTCGCGACCACGGCAGAAGTTGAGTAGTCGAGTAAGCCTTTGTGCCCCTCAGGCGAATCCAATGAAACGGCTACGCCGCTAACACCTGCAATTACGGCTTCCATCGCGGCCGTGACCGTGCCGGAATAGGTGATGTCGTGCCCGATATTGGCGTTGGGATTGATGCCTGAAACGACAATGTCAATGGCTTCGTCGACAAGCCCAAGCAAGGGCAACGCGACGCAATCCGAAGGTGCACCGTCTGAGGCGAAGGCGGAGGTGCCATCCGCGAGAGCCACTTCTTTTACACGCAAGGGTCGCTCCATGGTTTTGACATGACCCGAGGCAGACCAGTTTTTATCCGGCGCAAAGACGGTCACTTTGCCGAGTTTGCGCATTTCCTGCGCGAGGGCGAGGAGGCCGGGGGCGGTTACGCCGTCGTCGTTGGTGACTAGAATATGCATGGGTTGATTTCCGATTTGCGATTTTGGATTGACGATTTACGACTGGTAATTCGTAATTGAATTATACGCCATGCGATTGGCAAAGAAAAACGCCCTGCTTTGTGGGCAGAGCGTTTTTGGGATGATGGACTATTTCTAGGGAATCAGCATGACCAGTGCAGTCATGGCAAGGGCGACCAGATTGCCTTTGACGATTACTTTCACCGCCTGCCAGCGGATCTTTGCCACTTCTTTCAAGTCTTCGATCTTTTCAGATTTTCCTTTTGTGAGGCGTGTACCACGCGCAGCTTCGATCACTCAGGTTTTGTCGAGGGCTTGGAAGATGGACGAGGCTCCGGCGGCGAAAGGCATTAAGACCAGCAAGCGCCAGGGCTTGTCCACGCCGAAAAGCAGCAGTATGGCGAGGAAGATCACGCCAAAGGATATCTGCATGATGCCGAATTGCCGGCGTTTTTTGCGTTCGCGCGGGCTAATATTGGCAATGCAGGCGTTGCCTGAGTCATTGCCTTCTGGGTTGAAGACGATCTTGAAAGGTGGGTCGGAAAATTGGGCGTACACGGATGAAGTCTCTCTTTCGTTTCGGTAGAGACGACACGGGTTTTGAAATTCGTACTGGAAGTTTTGCCAAAGAAAACACAGAACTTTATGAGAAATAAAGAGACCGCGGACATTCGTCCACGGTCTATGGTCTGTCATCTATCGTCTGCTATCCAACCGAGCGGAGCAGCACGCCGTTCTGAGAGGGGTCATGCAGCAGGTAGCCATCGTCCGTCTTGTTATAGGAGATACCAGCAGCTTCCACGCGGGCGGTTACTTCGGCGAGCACGGAAGGATTCGGGTAGTCCACGGTCATGAAGCGCAGTCCCACAGCATCGGGCGGAGGGGGAGGCGCGCCGCGTCCGTTCCAGGTGTTGAGTCCGATGTGATGATGATATCCGCCTGCAGATACAAATGCCATGCCGATTCCACTTGAAATGCCCATGACGTCGAAACCGAGCACGCCATGGTAGAAATCGACCGCTTCATTTATGTCGCTCACATGCAAGTGAACGTGACCCATGCGGGTTTCGGCGGGTACGGGTGTGTCGATGCG
This portion of the Anaerolineales bacterium genome encodes:
- the surE gene encoding 5'/3'-nucleotidase SurE; amino-acid sequence: MHILVTNDDGVTAPGLLALAQEMRKLGKVTVFAPDKNWSASGHVKTMERPLRVKEVALADGTSAFASDGAPSDCVALPLLGLVDEAIDIVVSGINPNANIGHDITYSGTVTAAMEAVIAGVSGVAVSLDSPEGHKGLLDYSTSAVVARRVVEQVIADGLPEGVVLNVNVPYLTESELKGYMITRQGLRVYRDALDVRSDPRGKPYYWIGGEAPTGVDEPGTDFGALRAGYVSITPLHLDLTHLKAMDVLKKWNF